A portion of the Choristoneura fumiferana chromosome 6, NRCan_CFum_1, whole genome shotgun sequence genome contains these proteins:
- the LOC141428995 gene encoding LOW QUALITY PROTEIN: RAD50-interacting protein 1-like (The sequence of the model RefSeq protein was modified relative to this genomic sequence to represent the inferred CDS: inserted 1 base in 1 codon), with the protein MNEEDKQDIIQSFNIRIGDDINNLGNAYQIENELVARRDALQNSLRVVNTEVPTEISASIDKAKKNCSHTAELKAKSEILQEKVDKFLTNTEPLRNELSKRFAAINKLEKVLCYLKSYAEVDSLCSQLSTCTEDEVSVQIYSELKKLCIQYQEGHRGTYVKEYTHYWHNILKDRLTKQYEDVLKQLKWPMVTGADNSPLPKDVLVKFYGLTKFLFLIEEPDDEQARMLSGDFSLENPCLPVKILLRPLKKRFTFHFTGQRQTARLDRPEWFLTQTLTWIKDHQGFVKSHVQPLADKLNIRHIRAVAEFNAGLISFAAERLHTVLGLYNTQGTKHENIADTDAAFAHAVDEALGFHRELVLMTGHEANSVLSVLTKAEIFVRWLAVEKKYALAKLDETLDNEQWSEPIAGGNGSAVGTVIWVPRGADWFIALLKTIEDRYAVLPQPGHRLQFLELQLELVEEWRVRLTQIMSAALGALEADSFLAGGARDPLSAVVNAAHYSREVLLQWAHSLHYLQLHYYRRQFQHFTHQQHQEDSESLGSDDENDDDKRGKEKSDSEDEALSLKDVEQKAKNLALDELTRRNSAMPELSQFDIMSPTGTRNVPELTSQAAEEAGVWAEAPGLLGRLRDAGLKALVDHAFMEFKAAMREYRRQKWHAMLVVEENALCVSGPLCXPLSALCARLATASARLAPALSVRLRGCLAENVDGYIFEEVVLESWFNTGGTMQFTHDVKRNLVPAFAPPNKSASQINYLPKLLESCKLLNMEYDDARCLRAQVKKPSIAAKETLLNQGIRVIEPPEALRILNQRTDLSDAGAGSVMDLF; encoded by the exons ATGAATGAAGAAGATAAACAAGATATTATTCAGAGTTTTAATATTAGAATTGGAGATGATATCAACAACTTGGGAAATGCTTATCAAATAGAAAATGAACTTGTTGCAAGGCGCGATGCATTACAGAACTCT CTTCGTGTAGTAAATACAGAAGTGCCAACGGAAATATCAGCATCTATAGATAAAGCCAAGAAAAACTGTAGCCATACAGCAGAGCTCAAAGCTAAAAGTGAGATCTTGCAAGAGAAAGTTGATAAGTTCTTGACAAATACTGAACCCCTGCGAAATGAGCTTAGCAAAAGATTTGCAGCCATCAACAAACTTGAAAAAGTGTTGTGCTATCTGAAGTCATATGCAGAGGTTGATAGCCTATG TTCTCAGCTAAGCACATGTACTGAAGATGAAGTAAGTGTGCAAATTTACAGTGAACTCAAGAAATTGTGCATTCAATATCAAGAGGGGCATAGAGGCACTTACGTAAAGGAATACACACACTACTGGCACAATATCCTCAAGGATAGATTGACTAA GCAATATGAAGATGTCCTTAAGCAATTAAAATGGCCAATGGTGACTGGTGCTGATAATTCTCCGTTGCCCAAAGATGTCTTGGTCAAATTTTATGGGCTAACCAAATTCCTATTTCTCATAGAGGAGCCTGATGATGAGCAGGCTAGAATGCTTTCCGGAGATTTCagcttag aaaatcCATGCTTACCAGTGAAAATATTGCTACGGCCGCTAAAGAAACGATTCACGTTCCATTTCACTGGACAGCGTCAGACGGCACGTCTCGACCGCCCGGAATGGTTCCTTACACAGACTCTGACGTGGATCAAGGATCATCAAGGCTTTGTGAAATCGCATGTTCAGCCACTTGCCGATAAACTGAATATAAGACATATAAGAGCTGTG GCTGAATTTAACGCAGGTCTAATCTCATTCGCCGCTGAACGACTCCACACTGTCTTAGGCCTGTATAACACCCAAGGAACCAAGCATGAGAACATCGCCGATACCGACGCGGCGTTTGCCCACGCTGTGGATGAGGCTCTGGGTTTCCACAGAGAATTGGTTCTGATGACCGGGCATGAAGCCAATAGCGTGCTGTCTGTGCTGACCAAGGCTGAGATATTTGTCCGGTGGCTTGCGGTGGAGAAGAAAT ATGCCCTGGCCAAACTAGACGAGACTCTTGACAATGAGCAATGGAGCGAGCCGATAGCTGGCGGCAACGGTTCCGCGGTCGGCACCGTCATATGGGTTCCGCGCGGTGCCGACTGGTTCATAGCGCTGTTGAAAACCATCGAGGATCGATACGCGGTACTACCGCAGCCGGGACATCG CCTCCAATTCCTGGAGCTTCAACTAGAGCTTGTGGAAGAATGGCGGGTACGGTTGACGCAGATCATGAGCGCAGCCCTGGGTGCTTTGGAAGCGGACTCGTTCCTGGCGGGCGGGGCGCGGGACCCCCTCAGTGCTGTCGTCAACGCTGCGCACTACTCGCGCGAAGTACTGCTGCAATGGGCGCATTCACTA CATTACCTGCAACTACATTACTACCGGCGTCAGTTCCAACACTTCACGCATCAGCAGCATCAAGAAGACTCAGAGTCGTTGGGCTCGGACGACGAAAATGACGACGACAAACGCGGCAAAGAGAAATCTG atTCCGAGGATGAAGCTTTATCACTGAAGGATGTGGAACAAAAGGCCAAGAATCTGGCACTTGATGAGTTGACGCGCCGAAATTCCGCGATGCCTGAACTTAGTCAGTTCGATATC ATGTCACCAACGGGCACTAGAAACGTACCAGAGCTGACGAGTCAAGCGGCAGAAGAGGCTGGCGTGTGGGCTGAAGCGCCGGGACTGCTCGGGCGGCTGCGGGACGCCGGCCTCAAAGCACTAGTGGATCACGCGTTTATGGAGTTCAAAGCGGCTATGCGCGAGTACCGAAGGCAGAA ATGGCACGCGATGCTGGTGGTGGAAGAAAACGCTCTGTGCGTGTCAGGTCCACTTT CGCCTCTTTCCGCGTTATGTGCTCGTCTCGCTACCGCTTCCGCGAGGCTGGCGCCAGCCTTATCAGTGAGACTTAGAGGATGCCTGGCTGAAAACGTGGACGGTTACATATTTGAG GAAGTGGTGCTAGAAAGCTGGTTCAACACGGGCGGCACTATGCAGTTCACGCACGACGTCAAACGGAACCTCGTGCCAGCGTTCGCGCCGCCCAATAAAAGTGCTTCTCAGATCAACTACTTGCCGAA ATTACTAGAATCCTGCAAACTACTAAACATGGAATACGATGACGCGCGTTGCCTTCGTGCGCAGGTAAAGAAACCTTCTATAGCGGCGAAGGA
- the frj gene encoding membrane bound O-acyltransferase domain containing farjavit: MWTFLAKNKNDIIYLSLLLFSVVIGPYYRSINSIRAKKLAGTIFGLLLVVIVSGYNAAHPILSASLGILAIKLVSVKYCHVVTFFLMFGYLFFFRLADKFGFPLSSGQTNLIEMIIVLRVVGVAFEVNGSWLAVGKSKKSKEDKVEIKKETDKDDEFLELINPSLEDLFHYSFNYIGLLTGPYYRYRTFDDYFHLPFSKYADCFGSTINTLKMVPLYITLYLALSHIWPLEYILTEEHNNRNFLYRMMYPWVLFAAFRQRIYSGMTLAESVCTSSGLGAYPVEGKNRTGHGPTIGYLKLKQMSEEEAKQKQYDFKTMESMDVWGCESVVTLRDSMKVWNKAVQYWVAMVVYKRFPVKILKIHAALFVSVIWHGFHAGYFFCIYACPFYLIAEDIYYKLYYKEATGLKKKIIGFVMWFLRSHSESYQGAAFLLLTFDRIWIYYSSVYHYWYGIWLAFLILGIVLNKFHKARKPKKADGKIENKQSEMKQ, from the exons ATGTGGACGTTTCTAGCTAAAAACAAAAACGATATCATTTATTTGTCTCTCCTGTTATTCAGTGTTGTTATAGGACCGTATTACAGGTCCATTAATTCAATAAGGGCCAAGAAATTGGCTGGAACAATTTTCGGTCTCCTACTAGTTGTTATTGTATCGGGATATAATGCCGCTCATCCCATTCTGTCGGCTTCTCTCGGCATTCTTGCTATTAAATTGGTGTCAGTCAA gTATTGCCATGTAGTTACATTTTTCCTGATGTttggatatttatttttctttcggCTGGCAGATAAGTTTGGTTTCCCACTGTCTTCTGGTCAAACCAATCTTATTGAAATGATTATTGTCCTCCGGGTAGTAGGTGTAGCTTTTGAAGTCAATGGTTCTTGGTTAGCTGTGGGGAAATCTAAGAAAAGTAAAGAAGACAAagtagaaataaagaaagaaactgACAAGGATGATGAGTTTCTGGAACTGATTAATCCTAGCCTTGAAGATCTGTTCcattattcatttaattatattgGCTTACTTACAG ggcCCTATTACAGATACAGGACATTTGACGACTACTTTCATCTGCCATTTAGCAAGTATGCTGACTGCTTTGGCAGTACCATTAACACCCTTAAAATGGTTCCATTGTACATAACTCTCTACTTGGCTTTGTCTCATATTTGGCCCTTGGAG tatATCCTAACTGAAGAACACAATAACAGAAACTTCTTATACAGAATGATGTACCCATGGGTACTGTTTGCAGCATTCAGACAACGCATTTATTCTGGCATGACATTGGCAGAGAGTGTTTGTACATCATCAGGTCTCGGAGCATATCCAGTGGAAGGGAAAAACAGGACAGGCCATGGGCCTACTATTGGATATTTGAAATTAAAGCAAAT GTCGGAAGAAGAGGCTAAACAGAAGCAGTATGATTTTAAAACTATGGAGTCCATGGATGTCTGGGGCTGTGAAAGTGTTGTCACTCTCCGTGACTCCATGAAGGTTTGGAACAAGGCAGTGCAGTACTGGGTTGCCATGGTTGTATACAAGAGATTTCCAGTTAAGATTTTAAA gATTCATGCAGCTTTGTTTGTGTCTGTGATATGGCATGGATTCCATGCTGGTTACTTCTTCTGCATTTATGCTTGCccattttatttgatagcagagGATATATACTACAAGCTTTATTATAAAGAAGCAACTGGATTG AAAAAGAAGATAATAGGGTTTGTGATGTGGTTCTTACGGTCACATTCAGAGTCTTACCAAGGAGCTGCATTTCTTCTTTTGACCTTTGACCGAATTTGGATCTACTATTCATCAGTATACCATTATTGGTATGGAATATGGCTGGCTTTCCTTATATTGGgtattgttttgaataaattcCATAAAGCTAGAAAACCCAAAAAAGCGGAcggtaaaatagaaaataagcAGAGTGAAATGAAACagtga